The Polycladomyces zharkentensis genome segment CTTGGAGGAAATTGCCCGCGATTTCAATCCTGCGCTTCCCGAGTCTTCGCTCAGTCAGGGCTTGGTCAGTCGCTCGTCCGGGAAAACATTGCTCCCTTACGGAATGAAATGACCAGACACGCCCCAGAGTGGCAAACGCCCTCAGTCCATTTCTGTTTCGAGCCCCCTCAATCTAAGGCTGTGTCATCAGCCCGTCCCACCCGGTTCGCATGTACCCGGACGGGCGGCACATCTGCGACCAATGGAAGTGCCCGTGGTATTACCAGTGTGCCGGCTTTGGCGATGTGGATCGCTCCACTCAGAACAGCGCGGATGGTGTATCCGCACTGTCTGCACTTGAAGCGGATGCTGCTTCGGTTCGCCTTGTCTCGATGACCGCACTCGCAGGTTTGGCTGGTGTATTCGGGGTTGACGATCTCCACCCGAATGCCCGCCATCCCTGCCTTGCAGCGAATCATCTCTTTCAGCCGATAAAACACCCGGAAATGCAGGTAAAGCAAAACACCCCCACCGATGGATCGGCGGGGGTCATCTCCGTGATGTGAACACGTACAGCGTTGAGACACGTCTTCATTCACAGGCCGAAACGGCGGATCACTTTTTCCTCCCACTCATCCGCTTCCGGAGTGAAATAAGAGACGCGGGTTTTTTTGTATTCCTTGGTAGAGTACAAGACGGCGCGCTCGGTAATCCCCGTTTCATCCTCGATCGCCTGCAGAATCGATTCGCACTCCTCCATCGTCCGGCCGTGTACCATGGTAAAGATACTGTACGGCCAATCCGGGTACGTCGGACGTAAATAGCAGTGGCTGACCGCCTTGAAGGAAGCCATTTTCGGTCCGACCTCATCCACCCGATCTTCCGGTACGGCCCAAACGCCCATGCCGTTGAAACGGAAGCCGGCCTTACGGTGATGGAGCACGGCGGCAAAGCGGCGCATCTGTTTCCGGGCTTGCAGATCGCGGCCGGCTTGGAGGAGTTCCTCCGTGCTGATGCCGATATTTTGGGCCCAACGGTCAAACGGCCGGGACTCAATCGGCAGGTCTTTCTGCAGTTCACGAATGACGGCAATGTCGAAGTCGGAGACGGTTTTGGCCGCCTGTTTCCGGTCTTCTTCCCCGTAAGCCGGTTTGGCCTTTGCCTTGGTCTGGTCTTCCTTGCCGGTCATGTCCAGCTGAACGCCGATCTTGAACAATCGGAGCGTGGGCATCAGCCGGATTACATCCACTTCAGCCATTTCGCCCAAGAGCTCCACCGTTTTTTCCAATCCGAGACGGCTGTTCGGGGGCACGGCGATCGTAAACCACAGGTTGTAGTCATGATTGCGCTTGTAGTTATGGGAGACGCCGGGGTGATCGTTGATGATCTGCGCCGCCTCGTCCAGCCGCTCTTCCGGAATTTTGGCCGCCACCAAGCTGGATTGGTATCCGAGTGTGCGCGTATCGAAAATGGCAGAGATCTGCCGGACAATGTCCCCTTTCATCCGGCGAACCCGCTCCATGACATCTTCTTCCGTCGTGCCCACCTTATCGGCTATGGCCAAGAAGGGGCGCTCCACCAACTCGATGCCTTCCTGCAACAGGTTCAGGATTTCCTGATCCAATCGGTCCAACGTTTGTGCGGTCATCCGATCATCCCTCCTCGCAGCCACCGGGCCACATCTTTGGCGTGATAGGTCAGAATCAGGTCGGCGCCGGCACGTTTCATCGCAGTCATCAGTTCCATCACGATACGCTGTTCGTCGATCCACCCGTTTTGCGCAGCCGCTTTCACCATCGCATACTCGGCACTGACGTTGTACACCGCCACCGGCAGATCAAACCGCTCTTTCAACCGGTAAAGGATGTCCAGATACGCCATGCCCGGTTTCACCATGAGCAGATCGGCTCCCTCTTCCACATCGGAAGCCGCTTCCCGCAGCGCTTCCCGTGCGTTGGCCGGGTCCATCTGGTACGTGCGGCGATCTCCGAATTGGGGTGCCGAATGAGCCGCATCACGGAACGGACCGTAGAAGGCGGAGGCATATTTCACCGCATACGACATGATCGGGATGTTGGTGAACCCTGATTCGTCCAGTCCCTGGCGGATGGCGGCGACAAACCCGTCCATCATGTTGGAAGGCGCGATCATGTCCGCACCGGCACGTGCTTGGGAAACAGCGGTTTTCACCAACAGCTCCAGTGAAGAATCGTTGTCGATCTCCCCGTCTTCCACCACGCCGCAGTGGCCGTGGTCGGTGTACTGGCACAGGCATGTGTCCGCGATGACATAGAGCCCGGGATGCCGCTCCTTGATCCGGCGGATGGCCCGCTGGACGATGCCGTTTTCATCATAGGCGGAACTGCCGCAGGCGTCTTTTTCATTTGGCACGCCGAAGATCAAGACGGACGGGATGCCGAGGTCCACCACTTCGTCGATTTCTTCATCCAGCCGATCCAGGGAGAAATGACAGACTCCCGGCATGGACGGAATCTCTTCTTTTACACCGTTTCCTTCCACGACAAACAACGGGTAGATCAAATCCGTCACTTGCACATGGTGTTCCCGCACCATGCTTCGGATTGCCTCATTTCTTCTCAATCGGCGATGACGCGCGAACGGTTTCATCGCAATTCCCCCTTCGTCAGCACTTTCGGCGGATGTTGGGCAATGGCCTCAACCAATCCGTCGATGGTAAAGCGCTCCGCCACCACATCCGGCGTCAGTCCGAGTTCTTCCGCTGTTTGGGCGGTGATCGGTCCGATGCACGCGATTTGCGTCCCTTGGACCAGAGACAGCCAGTTTTCCCGAACGGAACGGATTGCGTCCACGAAATTACGGACCGTGGATGAACTGGTAAACGTAATGACGTGAATGGCACCGTTTTCCAACATGTCGGCCACTTCTTCCGCATTTTCATTGCCGACAACCGTGTCGTAAGCGTCCACTTCCTCCACTTGACACCCCAGTTTCTCCAGTTCGACAGCCAGCACTTTGCGGGCGATGTCAGCACGCGGGAGCAGAATGCGTTCCCCGGCACGAACCAACGGTTTCAGGTGCTCCACCAACGCCTCCGCCTGGTATTTGTCGGGCAGCACCTCAACCAAAAGCCCCTTCTCTTCCAGGGCTTCCGCAGTTTTCGGACCGATCGCCGCGATCTTGGCCCGGGACATCGAACGGATGTCCAGCTTCAGCTCGCGCAAACGGCGGAAGAAATACTTGACACCGTTGACACTGGTGAACACCACCCAGTCATACAAGCCGAGCCGGTTCAACGCTTGATCCAGCAAGTCCTGCCGCTTCGGACGCGTGAGGTGAATCACCGGAAACTCGACTGCTTCTCCGCCCAACGCCTCAATTTTCTCCACCAACGAACTGCTTTGACTGCGTGCGCGGGTCACCAGCACGCGACGGCCGAACAACGGCTTGTTCTCAAACCACTTCAGCTTGTCGCGCAACCGGACCACTTCACCCACAATGATAATGGCTGGCGGTCGGAAGTTGGCTTCCCGGACCTTTTCCACGATGTCCCCCAACGTCCCCGTCAGGACTTCCTGTTCCACGCGCGTGCCCCAGCGAATCAGGGCGACAGGGGTCTCTTCGGAACGACCATGCCGGATCAATTGTTCGCGGATGAACGGCAAATTGCCCACGCCCATCAGGAAAATCAACGTTTCCGAAGCAGTGGCCAATTTGTCCCATCGGATGGTGGATTCCGTTTTTTCCGGCCGCTCATGTCCGGTCACAATGGTGAAGGAAGGGTTGATGTCCCGGTGCGTTACTGGAATCCCGGCATACGCGGGAACGGCAATGGCAGATGTGATGCCGGGCACCACTTCAAACGGGATGCCGTGCTCCGCCAACATCTCCGCCTCTTCGCCGCCCCGACCGAAAACAAACGGATCTCCTCCTTTCAGCCGGGTGACCGTTTTGCCTTCTTTCGCTTTCTCCACCAGCAACCGGTTGATATCTTCCTGTGTCAAGGTGTGCCGGTCCGGCATTTTCCCCACATAAATTCGCTCGGCATCCGGTTTGGCATATCTCAGCAATCGGGGACTGGCCAATCGGTCATACACGATCACATCGGATTTTTCGATCGCTTCCTTCCCTTTGACCGTGATCAGCCCGGGATCGCCGGGGCCTGCTCCCACCAAGTATACGGTGCCTGCGTTCATCTGCTCATCTCCTTTCGCAAAGCCGACAACAATGCTCCCGCTCCCTTTTCCAGCAACTGTTGTGCCAGTGTACGGCCGACTTGCTCCGGCTCCGAACCTTCGACAGTACCGCGTAACACCTTTCGGCCATCCGGGTGCGCCACCATGCCGATCAGACGGATCGATCCGTCCGTTGCCTCTGCGTACGCGCCGACCGGCAAATGACAACCGCCTTCAAATGCACGCAAAAACGCCCGTTCCGCACGAACGGCCCGTTCGGTCTTTGAATCGTTGATCCGCTTCAATCCTTCCAACACTTCAACATCGTCGGCACGACACTGGACAGCCAATGCTCCTTGCCCCACGGCCGGCACCATGATATCCGTCGAAAGCGCTTGCGTGACGCGATCTTGCCAGCCCATCCGGGACAGGCCCGCCACCGCAAGGAGAACGGCGTCAAACTGCCCTTCCTCCATTTTGCGCAGACGGGTGTCCAGATTACCGCGCACCGGTTCCACCGTTACATCGGGCCGATACGCCAATATCTGCGCCTGCCTGCGCAAACTGCTGGTACCGATCCGCGCACCGGACGGCAGTTTCTCCAACGATTGCCCGCTGCGGGTGATCAGGCAATCCCGCGGGTCTTCCCGCTCCGTCACCGCGCCGATCACCAGACCATCCGGCATTTCGCCGGGCATATCCTTCATGCTGTGGACAGCGATATCGATCCGCCCGTCCAACAGCGCTTGTTCGATCTCTTTGACGAAAAGCCCCTTGCCGCCGATTTTGGACAAAGTGACGTCCAAAATGCGATCCCCTTTGGTCACAATTTTTTCCTGTCGCAGCTCCCAGCGGGGATTCGCTTCCCGAAGCCGGTCCATGACCCAACGGGTCTGGGTCAGCGCCAAAGTGCTTTTCCTGGTTCCCACCACTACGGTTCGCATGATCGTCTGTGTCCTCCTCACTGCCCGATCCGAACGGATCACCCGCTGATTTCCGCCGTGGCCGCTTGTTCGATCCAACTCTCCATGCGACGGCGCGCTTCCGCGGGATCGTTTTTGCACAGTGCCATCCATTCCTCATCCACAAGGCGGGCCATCAATTGATGGCGGACAGCCGCATCGGTGATTGTCTCCTGAATCCGTTGGCGCATCTCTTTGAGCAGATTCAGGTAGACCGCGTATTCGGGTCCGTACGCTTTTTCCAACTCCCGGCGGATTTTTTTGGCCAACGTAGGACTGGCCCCTCCTGTGGATACGGCGATTTGCAGTTGTCCCCGACGAAGGGTGGAGGGCACGGTAAAATTGCACAGATCGGGCCGGTCCACCACATTGATCCATGCCCCGCATGCCTGCGCCTCCTCATACACCGCCCGGTTGACCGCTTCCTGGTCCGTGGCGGCAATCACCAGGGTACATCCCGCCGCATCTCCCTTGCGATAGGGACGGGCATGGTACGTAATCTCTCCCTGCTCCGCCCACACTTGCAGACCGGGGGTCACATCAGGGCTGACCACGATCACGTCAGCGCCCCCTTCCAACATCGAGGCCGTTTTTCGCTCCGCCACCGGTCCGCCGCCCACCACGAGGCAACGCCGACCAGTCAAATCCACCATCATCGGATAAAACCGTTTCATCGCATTCGTCTCCCCTACATCCACCGGTGGAATGAAAATCCCGTAACGGAAATCCAATAATTGACCAACGTCGCCAGGAACGACACGACATTCCACCACGCCAGCCGCCGTCCGTGCCATCTCTGTTTCGCCCTCTGATACAAAAGAATCGCGTACAACAACACCACAATCAGAGAGCCGATAATTTTCGGATCGTACCATAATCCGCCGATATTCGTCTGATACGCCCAGATCACACCCAAAATGATCGCCGAGAGCAACAACGGCATCCCGATCAGGGAAAAACCGTATGACAGCCGTTGCAAATGTTCCAAACTGGGCAACAAGCGCAACAGACGGTTCCATTTCTTCTGTTTCAGCAAATGATCTCCAATCAGGTACAGAATCGCGAAAACGGCGGACAAAGAAAAAGCCGCATAGGCCAAAAACGCCATCGTGACATGGACGAACACCAATTCCGACAGGAGCAGTCGGGACAAATGGCGTGACGTGTCACGGGCGACAAAAAAATTGATGGCCAGTACGGCAAACCCCACCAAATTCGCGGAAAACACAACCAAATCCATTCGATACAACCAGTTGATCAACAAGGTGAGCGCCACAATGGCCCACGAGTAGAAAAACAAAGAATCAAACGGTGTCATCAGCGGAAACAGTTCAAAAAGCCGAAAAGCAATAAACACGGTTTGAATCATCCAGACCGCGATGAACAAGGAAAGTGCCAGTTGATTGGCCCGCCGGTTCTTGTGCAGTAAATCCGCAAAGGCAAAAAGGAGCCCTAACGCATAAAGATAAATAATCAGATCATACACCCAACGCTCAGCGAACACGGCGGCCACCCCTTTCGTTCACGAGCGGAACGTCACCTTGCCACCGGCAAAAACCGGATGACGAAGCGGTGCGGCGACGTTTTCCAACGAAGGCGCGTGCGCTTGTTTCGGTTTTTCCGCCTGTTGTTTCTTCAGGGTTTCTTCCAGCGCAAAGATGTGGGCGAACATCTCCAACGCCTCATCGCGATCGGGGCCGGCAGCCAATTCTTTGGCTCGCATGATCGGGTCACGCAGCAACTGATTGACAATGCTCTTGGTGTGCTTTCGGATCACACGCAACTCCCGCTCAGTCAGATCCGGCAATTTGCGCTCAATGCTTTTCATCGTTTCTTCCTGAATGGCCAACGCTTTTTCACGCAATGCCGTAATCAGCGGAACGACACCGAGCGTCTGCACCCAATCCCGGAAATCGCGTACTTCCTCTTCGATCATACGGCGTACCTTTTCCGCTTCCTGCTCGCGCAGTTGCAGGTTGGCCGCCACAATCTCCTGCAAGTCGTCAATATCGTACAGATACACGTTGTCCAATTCATGCACGTCCGGCTCGATGTCGCGCGGTACGGCGATATCGATCAGAAACAGCGGCGAACTTCGCTCGGGCAACACCCGCTTGATCATTTCCCGGGTGATGATCGCGCCGGGCGCTCCCGTGGAGCTGACGACGATGTCCGCTTCACGCAAGCTCTGATGCAACTGCGTCAACGGACGCGCTTCGGCACCGAAGTGCGCTGCGACTTCCCGCGCTTTTTCCCACGTGCGGTTGAGCACGATCATCCGATCGGCTCCGTTGGCTTGAAAGTGTTTGGCCGTCAGCT includes the following:
- the hemA gene encoding glutamyl-tRNA reductase codes for the protein MHILVVGFNHKTAPVSLRERMAFSEDEWGKAVTRLRHTKSILESVIVSTCNRMELYVICDQLHTGEYYAKTFLEEWFSVPKSEFVDHLYIKQNDEAVRHLFTVVCGLDSMVIGETQILGQVRDAFLKAQEHQTTGTMFNTLFRQAITLGKRAHAETELGQNAVSVSYAAVELGKKLFPAFSGKTVLLIGAGETGKLTAKHFQANGADRMIVLNRTWEKAREVAAHFGAEARPLTQLHQSLREADIVVSSTGAPGAIITREMIKRVLPERSSPLFLIDIAVPRDIEPDVHELDNVYLYDIDDLQEIVAANLQLREQEAEKVRRMIEEEVRDFRDWVQTLGVVPLITALREKALAIQEETMKSIERKLPDLTERELRVIRKHTKSIVNQLLRDPIMRAKELAAGPDRDEALEMFAHIFALEETLKKQQAEKPKQAHAPSLENVAAPLRHPVFAGGKVTFRS
- the hemC gene encoding hydroxymethylbilane synthase; this encodes MRTVVVGTRKSTLALTQTRWVMDRLREANPRWELRQEKIVTKGDRILDVTLSKIGGKGLFVKEIEQALLDGRIDIAVHSMKDMPGEMPDGLVIGAVTEREDPRDCLITRSGQSLEKLPSGARIGTSSLRRQAQILAYRPDVTVEPVRGNLDTRLRKMEEGQFDAVLLAVAGLSRMGWQDRVTQALSTDIMVPAVGQGALAVQCRADDVEVLEGLKRINDSKTERAVRAERAFLRAFEGGCHLPVGAYAEATDGSIRLIGMVAHPDGRKVLRGTVEGSEPEQVGRTLAQQLLEKGAGALLSALRKEMSR
- the hemB gene encoding porphobilinogen synthase, with protein sequence MKPFARHRRLRRNEAIRSMVREHHVQVTDLIYPLFVVEGNGVKEEIPSMPGVCHFSLDRLDEEIDEVVDLGIPSVLIFGVPNEKDACGSSAYDENGIVQRAIRRIKERHPGLYVIADTCLCQYTDHGHCGVVEDGEIDNDSSLELLVKTAVSQARAGADMIAPSNMMDGFVAAIRQGLDESGFTNIPIMSYAVKYASAFYGPFRDAAHSAPQFGDRRTYQMDPANAREALREAASDVEEGADLLMVKPGMAYLDILYRLKERFDLPVAVYNVSAEYAMVKAAAQNGWIDEQRIVMELMTAMKRAGADLILTYHAKDVARWLRGGMIG
- the cobA gene encoding uroporphyrinogen-III C-methyltransferase codes for the protein MNAGTVYLVGAGPGDPGLITVKGKEAIEKSDVIVYDRLASPRLLRYAKPDAERIYVGKMPDRHTLTQEDINRLLVEKAKEGKTVTRLKGGDPFVFGRGGEEAEMLAEHGIPFEVVPGITSAIAVPAYAGIPVTHRDINPSFTIVTGHERPEKTESTIRWDKLATASETLIFLMGVGNLPFIREQLIRHGRSEETPVALIRWGTRVEQEVLTGTLGDIVEKVREANFRPPAIIIVGEVVRLRDKLKWFENKPLFGRRVLVTRARSQSSSLVEKIEALGGEAVEFPVIHLTRPKRQDLLDQALNRLGLYDWVVFTSVNGVKYFFRRLRELKLDIRSMSRAKIAAIGPKTAEALEEKGLLVEVLPDKYQAEALVEHLKPLVRAGERILLPRADIARKVLAVELEKLGCQVEEVDAYDTVVGNENAEEVADMLENGAIHVITFTSSSTVRNFVDAIRSVRENWLSLVQGTQIACIGPITAQTAEELGLTPDVVAERFTIDGLVEAIAQHPPKVLTKGELR
- a CDS encoding cytochrome C assembly family protein, whose translation is MFAERWVYDLIIYLYALGLLFAFADLLHKNRRANQLALSLFIAVWMIQTVFIAFRLFELFPLMTPFDSLFFYSWAIVALTLLINWLYRMDLVVFSANLVGFAVLAINFFVARDTSRHLSRLLLSELVFVHVTMAFLAYAAFSLSAVFAILYLIGDHLLKQKKWNRLLRLLPSLEHLQRLSYGFSLIGMPLLLSAIILGVIWAYQTNIGGLWYDPKIIGSLIVVLLYAILLYQRAKQRWHGRRLAWWNVVSFLATLVNYWISVTGFSFHRWM
- a CDS encoding precorrin-2 dehydrogenase/sirohydrochlorin ferrochelatase family protein, which encodes MKRFYPMMVDLTGRRCLVVGGGPVAERKTASMLEGGADVIVVSPDVTPGLQVWAEQGEITYHARPYRKGDAAGCTLVIAATDQEAVNRAVYEEAQACGAWINVVDRPDLCNFTVPSTLRRGQLQIAVSTGGASPTLAKKIRRELEKAYGPEYAVYLNLLKEMRQRIQETITDAAVRHQLMARLVDEEWMALCKNDPAEARRRMESWIEQAATAEISG
- the ahbA gene encoding siroheme decarboxylase subunit alpha; protein product: MTAQTLDRLDQEILNLLQEGIELVERPFLAIADKVGTTEEDVMERVRRMKGDIVRQISAIFDTRTLGYQSSLVAAKIPEERLDEAAQIINDHPGVSHNYKRNHDYNLWFTIAVPPNSRLGLEKTVELLGEMAEVDVIRLMPTLRLFKIGVQLDMTGKEDQTKAKAKPAYGEEDRKQAAKTVSDFDIAVIRELQKDLPIESRPFDRWAQNIGISTEELLQAGRDLQARKQMRRFAAVLHHRKAGFRFNGMGVWAVPEDRVDEVGPKMASFKAVSHCYLRPTYPDWPYSIFTMVHGRTMEECESILQAIEDETGITERAVLYSTKEYKKTRVSYFTPEADEWEEKVIRRFGL